One genomic region from Candidatus Xiphinematobacter sp. encodes:
- a CDS encoding glutaredoxin, translated as MKQKLQITAYLKPSCGWSNGVRAVLAKYALPYEEKDITANPQFRREMEQESGQSLSPCVAVNGHMLADISGEELERYLLSSKLVEASHGTTDITDIPLNSPCAAADERRR; from the coding sequence ATGAAACAGAAATTACAAATAACTGCATACCTAAAGCCCTCTTGTGGATGGAGCAATGGGGTGCGCGCTGTCCTTGCAAAGTACGCGCTTCCCTATGAAGAGAAAGACATTACCGCCAACCCTCAGTTCCGTCGGGAAATGGAACAGGAGAGTGGCCAATCCCTCTCTCCTTGTGTGGCGGTAAACGGCCACATGCTAGCAGATATTAGCGGAGAGGAGCTAGAGCGCTATCTGCTCTCCAGCAAGCTGGTAGAGGCCTCCCATGGGACGACAGATATAACGGATATCCCACTAAATTCTCCTTGTGCTGCTGCCGATGAGCGGAGACGCTAA
- a CDS encoding CDP-alcohol phosphatidyltransferase family protein — translation MTLANWITLVRIFLIPVFAFLANHYGMSVVEESPREWRRLIASGIFLLACATDALDGWAARRLGGHTRLGSILDPIADKGLLLTAILTLNFSKWPMALPLWFTLLVIAHDLVLLLGCSLLFYTTGSVDIRPSSLGKISTAFQMLAVGWTMLQFPLFCYPVWIAGVCTFVSGTDYVYRGTLLLGSAYKGLERKG, via the coding sequence ATGACTTTAGCTAATTGGATCACTTTAGTTAGAATTTTTCTCATACCGGTTTTTGCCTTTTTGGCTAACCATTATGGTATGAGCGTTGTGGAGGAGAGTCCAAGGGAGTGGCGACGCTTAATAGCGAGCGGAATTTTTCTTCTAGCTTGTGCTACTGATGCTTTAGACGGTTGGGCGGCCAGACGGCTCGGAGGGCATACCCGACTGGGAAGTATCCTAGACCCTATTGCAGACAAGGGGCTTTTGCTCACGGCAATTTTAACTCTCAACTTTAGCAAATGGCCCATGGCACTACCGCTGTGGTTTACACTGCTAGTTATAGCTCACGATTTAGTGCTACTCCTCGGCTGCAGTTTGTTGTTTTATACCACGGGCAGCGTTGATATTCGGCCTAGTTCCTTGGGAAAAATATCGACAGCATTCCAGATGCTAGCAGTAGGGTGGACTATGCTGCAGTTTCCACTGTTCTGCTATCCTGTGTGGATCGCAGGAGTCTGCACTTTTGTTAGTGGGACGGATTATGTTTACCGTGGTACACTCCTCCTCGGTAGTGCGTATAAAGGCCTTGAGCGAAAGGGGTAG
- a CDS encoding squalene/phytoene synthase family protein — protein MTSWTASAKKVSNLVFAFSLLRGQKLADIRTLYKFCRLVDDIADSPSLSTEEKSSLLGNWANAFVAHDYSSFPSELSDLIFRRALNPALFLEILHGVTSDLHPVSYRTLSELHRYCWRVASTVGLISLQIFECKDPRSHIYAEMLGLALQLTHILRDLGKDAQLGRVYIPEENLQHFQITRQALLRGEPEPRFNELMRYESQCIRKLFNEAKMVLPRSDRQNLLSAEAMRFAYEALLSLMEADGFQSLTKHYALSRAQKIWCATKALICR, from the coding sequence ATGACATCCTGGACCGCTTCTGCTAAGAAAGTATCGAATCTTGTGTTTGCCTTTTCACTCTTACGGGGACAAAAGTTAGCCGATATTCGCACACTTTATAAATTCTGCCGGTTAGTGGACGATATTGCTGATAGTCCCAGTCTGTCAACAGAAGAGAAATCCAGTTTGTTGGGGAACTGGGCTAATGCCTTTGTCGCACACGATTACTCCTCGTTTCCCAGTGAACTCTCCGATCTGATCTTCCGTCGAGCATTGAATCCTGCTCTCTTTTTAGAAATTCTCCACGGAGTTACCTCTGATCTCCATCCAGTTTCATACCGAACTCTTTCAGAGCTCCACCGATATTGCTGGCGTGTGGCGAGTACGGTAGGACTGATCAGTCTCCAGATCTTTGAATGTAAAGATCCACGAAGCCATATCTACGCTGAAATGCTTGGATTAGCACTCCAATTAACACACATCCTACGCGATCTTGGTAAAGACGCCCAGCTTGGTCGGGTTTATATACCAGAGGAAAACCTCCAACATTTTCAGATTACTCGCCAGGCTCTTCTTCGCGGAGAGCCCGAGCCCAGGTTTAACGAACTTATGAGGTACGAGAGTCAGTGTATCCGCAAGCTTTTCAATGAGGCAAAAATGGTTCTCCCTCGATCAGACCGCCAAAACCTCCTCTCAGCAGAAGCCATGCGTTTTGCCTATGAAGCGCTACTTTCCCTAATGGAAGCAGACGGATTTCAGTCCCTCACGAAGCATTATGCACTAAGTAGAGCGCAAAAAATATGGTGTGCGACGAAAGCCCTCATCTGCAGATAA
- the der gene encoding ribosome biogenesis GTPase Der — protein sequence MKTGRSFSHLYREAGVISPGHFSTGSVAIVGRPNVGKSALFNRLAGARISVVHSQPGTTRDFIVAICYLGQFPFRIVDTGGIGAERGSDFSAKTTTASETAMQEAELLLFVTDAQTGIVPLDEELSKRLRATVGQPSILVVNKIDHERQESMLADFASLGFEFCIGVSAIHGRGITALVLCIDRLLSGKTKQVTQWKNVPRVAIVGRPNVGKSSLINAILDENRMIVSEVPGTTRDAVDITCTCHGAHYTLCDTAGIRHPSKGRASIEAFSIMRSINTIERADICLLALDAQLGVTSQDKKIAGLVQKASKAVIILLNKWDLVKPQRWQQKFLHELTEETRRNLFFISFAPVITLSAKTREHIQRIFPTIQKISQHGAHRVGTGELNRLLQEALRRHPPVYRNNKRLKVYYSTQVRPELHHPFSAPRFLLFVNDPRLLASSYRSYLIGQIRKHLGLPGLPIELLLRGKEAKD from the coding sequence ATGAAAACAGGCAGGTCATTTTCACACTTATACCGCGAAGCTGGTGTTATTTCACCTGGCCACTTTAGTACAGGGTCTGTAGCTATCGTAGGCCGTCCCAACGTAGGAAAGTCAGCCCTATTCAATCGCCTTGCAGGGGCAAGAATCTCTGTTGTTCACAGTCAGCCAGGAACAACCAGGGATTTTATCGTTGCCATTTGTTATCTGGGACAATTTCCCTTTAGGATCGTGGACACTGGTGGAATTGGCGCAGAACGGGGTTCAGATTTTTCTGCTAAGACTACCACTGCTTCAGAAACAGCGATGCAGGAGGCAGAATTACTACTTTTTGTGACGGACGCCCAAACGGGGATTGTGCCATTGGATGAAGAACTCTCCAAGCGGCTGCGAGCGACCGTTGGGCAGCCCTCAATACTAGTAGTCAATAAAATTGACCACGAGCGACAGGAGAGCATGCTGGCGGATTTTGCAAGCTTAGGGTTTGAGTTTTGCATAGGAGTAAGTGCTATCCACGGACGTGGAATTACGGCACTAGTGCTGTGTATTGATCGGCTGTTGTCTGGCAAAACCAAACAAGTTACACAGTGGAAAAATGTTCCACGTGTTGCGATTGTTGGTCGCCCTAACGTAGGAAAGTCTTCTCTAATTAATGCCATTCTTGACGAGAATAGGATGATTGTGAGCGAGGTGCCAGGTACCACCAGAGATGCTGTAGACATTACCTGCACTTGTCACGGAGCCCACTACACACTCTGTGATACAGCGGGAATACGCCACCCTTCCAAGGGAAGAGCTTCCATAGAGGCTTTCAGTATAATGCGTTCGATAAACACTATCGAACGTGCCGATATCTGTTTGCTGGCACTAGACGCCCAGCTGGGTGTAACGAGCCAGGACAAAAAGATCGCAGGCCTTGTTCAGAAGGCGTCCAAGGCAGTAATCATCCTCCTCAACAAATGGGATTTGGTAAAACCGCAGCGTTGGCAGCAGAAATTTCTTCATGAACTCACAGAGGAGACGAGGCGCAACTTGTTCTTCATAAGTTTTGCGCCCGTGATTACACTCTCCGCAAAGACACGCGAGCACATTCAGCGCATCTTTCCTACTATCCAAAAGATCTCCCAGCATGGAGCGCACCGAGTCGGAACCGGAGAGCTAAACCGCTTGCTACAGGAAGCTCTGAGGAGGCATCCCCCAGTATACAGGAATAACAAGCGGCTTAAGGTTTACTATTCCACTCAAGTTCGTCCTGAACTCCACCATCCGTTTTCTGCTCCCCGCTTTCTACTTTTTGTGAACGACCCTAGGCTGTTAGCAAGCTCCTACCGGAGCTATCTAATAGGCCAAATTCGCAAACACCTAGGGCTCCCCGGGTTGCCAATCGAGCTCCTCTTGCGTGGGAAAGAGGCGAAGGACTAG